One genomic region from Nymphaea colorata isolate Beijing-Zhang1983 chromosome 12, ASM883128v2, whole genome shotgun sequence encodes:
- the LOC116265785 gene encoding uncharacterized protein LOC116265785, whose protein sequence is MPRMRSRKFSATIDFDNHMEWMKNESSERGWESPRWGQGEQPVATRRRREGDHQHRFSGVGAEKIFSEWSSYSNIELSKESDEVKEDQSIELWIQLPNLLAELCNDCLFDGIVQVLGGDFIEEDSCTKA, encoded by the exons ATGCCAAGAATGAGAAGCAGAAAATTTTCAGCGACAA TTGACTTTGACAATCACATGGAGTGGATGAAGAACGAGTCATCTGAGAGGGGATGGGAAAGCCCTAGATGGGGCCAGGGCGAACAGCCCGTAGCCACcagaagaaggagagaaggagatcATCAACATCGGTTTTCAGGGGTGGGGGCAGAAAAAATTTTCTCTGAGTGGTCTTCCTACAGCAACATCGAGTTGTCCAAGGAAAGTGATGAAGTGAAAGAGGATCAATCGATTGAGTTGTGGATCCAACTTCCAAATTTACTGGCGGAGCTCTGCAACGACTGTTTGTTCGACGGAATCGTTCAGGTACTGGGTGGAGACTTCATTGAAGAGGACTCCTGCACGAAGGCGTAG